The following coding sequences lie in one Dromaius novaehollandiae isolate bDroNov1 unplaced genomic scaffold, bDroNov1.hap1 HAP1_SCAFFOLD_56, whole genome shotgun sequence genomic window:
- the LOC135325742 gene encoding olfactory receptor 14A16-like has translation MANSSSLNEFLLLAFADTRQLQLLHFALFLGIYLAALLGNGLIITAIACDHRLHTPMYFFLLNLSLLDLGSISTTVPKSMANSLWDTRAISYSGCAAQVFFFFFLFSAEYSLLTVMAYDRYVAICKPLHYGTIMGSRACVQMAAAAWGSGFLNAVLHTGNTFSIPLCKGNTVEQFFCEIPQILKLSCSDSYLRELGLIVVSLCLGFVCFVFIVVSYVQIFTVVLRIPSEQGRHKAFSMCLPHLAVVSLFVSTGMFAYLKPPSLSSPALDLVVAVLYSVVPPAVNPLIYSMRNKELKDALRKLIQLVLGISYSCNKLPIHS, from the coding sequence atggccaacagcagctccctcaatgagttcctcctcctggcatttgcggacacgcggcagctgcagctcttgcacttcgctctcttcctgggcatctacctggctgccctcctgggcaacggcctcatcatcacagccatagcctgcgaccaccgcctccacacccccatgtacttcttcctcctcaacctctccctcctcgaccttggctccatctccaccactgtccccaaatccatggccaattccctgtgggacacaaGGGCCATTTcatactcaggatgtgctgcccaggtctttttcttctttttcttattttcagcagagtattctctcctcacagtcatggcctatgaccgctatgttgccatctgcaaacccttgcactatgggaccatcatgggcagcagagcttgtgtccaaatggcagcagctgcctggggcagtggttttctcaatgctgtgctgcacactgggaacacattttcgaTACCACTCTGCaaaggcaacacagtggaacagttcttctgtgaaattccccagatcctcaagctctcctgctcagactcctacctcagggaacttggacttattgtggttagtctttgtttaggctttgtgtgttttgttttcattgtggtgtcctacgtgcagatcttcacagttgtgctgaggatcccctctgagcagggccggcacaaagccttttccatgtgcctcccgcacctggccgtggtctccctgtttgtcagcactggcatgtttgcctacctgaagcccccctccctctcctccccagctctggatctggtggtggctgttctgtactcggtggtgcctccagcagtgaaccccctcatctacagcatgaggaacaaggagctcaaggatgcactgaggaaactgattcaactggtgcTAGGAATAAGCTATAGTTGCAATAAGCTGCCCATTCACAgctga
- the LOC135325743 gene encoding olfactory receptor 14A16-like codes for MPGESKISNNSSLNEFLLLPFSDTLELQLLHFSLFLGIYLAALLGNGLIITAVACDHHLHTPMYFFLLNLSLLDLGSISTTVPKSMANSLWDTRAISYSGCVAQVFLVFFFFGGEYSLLTVMAYDRFVAICRPLHYGTIMDSRACVQMAAAAWASGFLYSVLHTANTFSIPLCQGNTVDQFFCEIPQILKLSCADSYLREVGLLVVSGCLSFVCFIFIVLSYVQIFTAVLRIPSEQGRHKAFSMCLPHLAVVCLFVSTGMFAYLKPPSLSSPALDLVVAALYSVVPPAVNPLIYSMRNKELKEALRKLFQWVQDQHQ; via the coding sequence atgcctggagagagcaaaatcTCCAACaacagctccctcaatgagttccttcTCCTGCCGTTCTCTGACAcactggagctgcagctcttgcacttctcactcttcctgggcatctacctggctgccctcctgggcaacggcctcatcatcacagctgtagcctgcgaccaccatctccacacccccatgtacttcttcctcctcaacctctccctcctcgaccttggctccatctccaccactgtccccaaatccatggccaattccctgtgggacaccagggccatttcctactcgggatgtgttgcccaggtcttcctcgttttcttcttctttggaggagagtattctctcctcactgtcatggcctatgaccgctttgttgccatctgcagacccctgcactatgggactatcatggacagcagagcttgtgtccaaatggcagcagctgcctgggccagtggttttctctattctgtgctgcacactgctaacacattttcaataccactctgccaaggcaacacagtggaccagttcttctgtgaaatcccccagatcctcaagctctcctgcgcagactcctacctcagggaagtggggcttcttgtggttagtggctgtttaagctttgtgtgtttcattttcattgtgctgtcctacgtgcagatcttcactgctgtgctgaggatcccctctgagcagggccggcacaaagccttttccatgtgcctcccacacctggctgtggtctgcctgtttgtcagcactggcatgtttgcctacctgaagcccccctccctctcctccccagctctggatctggtggtggctgctctgtactcggtggtgcctccagcagtgaaccccctcatctacagcatgaggaacaaggagctcaaggaggcactgaggaaactgttcCAGTGGGTCCAAGatcagcaccaataa